A genome region from Marasmius oreades isolate 03SP1 chromosome 5, whole genome shotgun sequence includes the following:
- the PSMB7 gene encoding Proteasome subunit beta type-7 (BUSCO:EOG092641M3; MEROPS:MER0004373), with the protein MATASVYSSPGFDFSNQIRNNFLAEKGLPLPKATSTGTTIVGCLFEGGIILGADTRATEGPIVADKNCEKIHYITESIRCCGAGTAADTEFVTNLISSNMEMHALTHGRKPRVVTAMTMLKQYLFRYQGHVGAALVLGGVDSTGPNLFTIHPHGSTDKLPYVTMGSGSLAAMAVFESGWKTKMSREDALQLVKDAIAAGIFNDLGSGSNIDACIITPNHTEMLRNVEMPNERETKEKSYKFRRGTTEWKSESIRKLIVSEEITPIGGDAMDTS; encoded by the exons ATGGCCACTGCCTCCGTATATTCAAGCCCTGGATTTGATTTTTCAAATCAGATAAG AAATAACTTCCTGGCCGAGAAAGGCCTCCCTCTTCCTAAAGCTACCAGCACTGGTACGACGATCGTGGGTTGTTTATTTGAAGGTGGCATCATTTTGGGGGCGGATACGCGTGCGACCGAAGGACCTATCGTTGCAGACAAGAACTGCGAAAAG ATCCACTATATCACAGAGTCTATTCGATGTTGTGGTGCAGGAACTGCAGCTGATACCGAATTCGTCACCAACTTGATCTCATCGAACATGGAAATGCACGCCCTTACCCATGGCCGGAAACCACGAGTTGTTACCGCCATGACCATGCTCAAGCAGTACCTTTTTAG ATATCAAGGTCACGTAGGGGCTGCTCTGGTCCTCGGAGGAGTAGACTCGACGGGTCCGAATCTGTTCACCATCCATCCTCACGGTTCCACGGACAAACTGCCATACGTTACGATGGGCTCCGGTAGTCTTGCTGCAATGGCGGTCTTTGAGAGTGGATGGAAAACGAAGATGTCG CGTGAGGACGCTCTGCAACTCGTGAAGGACGCGATTGCAGCAGGAATCTTCAATGATCTAGGATCAGGTTCGAACATCGATGCTTGCATTATCACCCCCAATCACACGGAAATGTTGCGCAATGTGGAGATGCCCAACGAGCGAGagacgaaggagaagagCTATAAGTTCAGGAGAGGGACTACTGAATGGAAGAGCGAAAGTATCAGGAAATTGATTGTAAGCGAGGAAATTACGCCCATTGGTGGAGATGCTATGGATACCTCATAG
- a CDS encoding uncharacterized protein (BUSCO:EOG09260H6E), whose product MRESNFSFPTQNKACVCITSQLYDRRALDTTSPLPLFNSLTHLAYLTSTSPRIREIMTMDGGLERLVRLLHDFCLSPPPPENPSLFYGLAPPTARPLKPAPQLNPPTWDKHATYRFSLAFQCVVNIGVRGSEPIRSRVVQAGTLEVVGCILEAWLDSRGFGGAAPVGTVRETREQRHARRMQKQQQDEAVELARALQRQMSHTESTSITSETTTITRDRSGTVVARSVWENTSSNSHNRHNRNETATYASSSVSINTHSALPSPSLSTGSNSRPDTSDDDGYSSHDIAEADGDMDGDIDMSSASASANASDNDGPSASPSPERRPRRATHTHRPSRIVSIVADPPAPNINGGDNAHIVVSDDMTMGMDGVAVGVGVGSVGEDGMVSLDANDDLAMGAPPGAPGAITSNPDISLGLDEGSYSASETEREDSTSSAIQASPTPSIRPITLSERSRSEEAITTDGMLSPPRPGEVPPDVTPRAGVVGLPTPIMNASSSSTVIPEHTNSSNAISRSGTLRGRPMDDLLDRQPSSSRRGRGDTIVPNPTTLFTDLNRAAVANEIIRPPAPAPPFSGRPSSSHHHISHTHPISPYRDEDVLLGLQLLAYLSKYPHVRQAFYKKRDCFHPAAVVPVLAGRGKGKEKDPNSAPETRPSKQTNVFSLVERFTFRSSSASMSGDGISNGVKLPPEIQYWAGVIMRNACRKDDSRGGIRQCANMLCGRWESYPREFAKCRRCRKAKYCGKECQSTAWSEGHRFWCSAKDGGGDVDDAATVNGSTGRGGITTEAATQSGVRGDSVAGTVHLTSRDVTATVRRGRDRPDPINQTQAPPHGILSMLARSRGTNPHNTVNAPGNPILLNRPVQQVRADPAMYAEYLRTAFGVGGSRGEGSEVGSPGRRRAETVTGATSTSRRDLVIPPYVPNQGQVNHRMQGRRAAEPSNADLDERTRNEAASAFQRFLSAEGRRREAADNDMEIE is encoded by the exons ATGCGAGAATCCAACTTTAGTTTTCCAACACAAAACAAGGCTTGCGTTTGCATTACTTCTCAACTCTATGACAGGCGAG CGCTCGATACCACCTCCCCTCTCCCTCTATTCAACTCTCTAACGCATCTCGCCTATCTCACCTCGACCTCCCCACGTATTCGTGAAATAATGACCATGGACGGCGGTCTTGAACGCCTTGTTCGACTTCTGCACGATTTCTGCTTATCGCCTCCTCCGCCTGAAAATCCCTCCCTCTTCTATGGTCTCGCACCTCCTACCGCACGCCCACTTAAACCTGCACCTCAGTTGAATCCACCTACCTGGGATAAACATGCAACCTATCGCTTCTCCTTAGCTTTTCAGTGTGTGGTGAACATTGGTGTGCGAGGGAGTGAGCCAATCAGGAGCCGAGTGGTACAGGCTGGGACTTTGGAGGTTGTTGGGTGCATTCTGGAGGCTTGGTTGGATAGCAGGGGGTTTGGAGGAGCAGCCCCTGTCGGAACAGTACGGGAAACAAGAGAGCAAAGACATGCTAGGAGGATGCAGAAGCAACAGCAGGACGAGGCTGTCGAGCTGGCGAGGGCATTACAGAGACAGATGAGTCATACT GAATCGACGTCCATCACAAGCGAAACCACCACGATTACTAGGGACCGTAGCGGAACTGTAGTTGCACGGTCCGTTTGGGAGAACACTTCATCCAATTCGCACAACAGACACAATCGTAACGAAACTGCTACATATGCTTCAAGTTCAGTGTCTATCAATACACACTCTGCACTTCCATCTCCGTCCCTATCAACTGGTTCAAACAGCCGTCCTGATACATCCGATGACGATGGATACAGCTCGCATGATATCGCAGAAGCTGACGGGGATATGGATGGGGATATCGACATGTCCTCGGCCAGTGCTTCTGCCAATGCCAGTGACAACGATGGGCCAAGTGCGAGTCCCTCTCCTGAACGACGTCCTCGCCGCGCTACGCATACTCATCGCCCTTCAAGAATCGTCAGCATCGTAGCTGATCCTCCAGCTCCTAACATCAATGGTGGTGACAATGCTCATATTGTCGTTTCCGATGATATGACAATGGGTATGGACGGTGTTGCTGTTGGCGTTGGCGTTGGCAGTGTTGGAGAAGACGGGATGGTGTCTCTAGATGCAAACGACGACCTAGCAATGGGCGCCCCGCCCGGAGCCCCAGGAGCCATTACAAGTAATCCGGACATCAGCTTAGGCTTAGATGAGGGAAGCTACAGTGCAAGCGAAACGGAAAGAGAGGATTCTACATCTTCCGCTATCCAAGCGAGTCCCACACCGTCTATTCGACCAATCACACTATCTGAACGATCACGTTCTGAGGAAGCAATTACAACCGATGGAATGCTCAGCCCACCGCGACCAGGAGAAGTCCCCCCAGATGTAACCCCTCGTGCAGGCGTCGTTGGTTTACCGACCCCAATAATGAATGCGTCCTCATCATCCACTGTCATCCCTGAACACACAAACTCAAGTAACGCAATATCAAGGAGCGGTACTCTTCGCGGACGACCGATGGATGATCTCCTCGACCGTCAGCCTTCATCCTCCAGAAGGGGTCGAGGTGACACAATCGTACCTAATCCCACCACCCTCTTCACTGATCTGAACAGGGCCGCAGTAGCAAATGAAATCATTCGTCCGCCTGCTCCTGCTCCACCATTCTCTGGCCGTCCTTCATCGAGTCATCATCACATTTCACACACTCATCCTATTTCGCCATATAGAGACGAAGACGTGTTATTAGGATTGCAGTTACTTGCATATCTCAGCAAGTATCCTCATGTACGACAAGCATTCTACAAGAAGCGTGACTGTTTCCATCCTGCGGCTGTTGTCCCTGTGTTGGCAGGAagagggaaggggaaggaaaaggatcCAAATTCTGCTCCAGAGACGCGACCTAGCAAACAAACTAATGTGTTCTCACTCGTGGAGAGATTCACATTCAGATCAAGTTCTGCGTCCATGTCAGGAGATGGAATTAGTAACGGCGTAAAACTCCCGCCAGAGATCCAATATTGGGCCGGGGTGATCATGCGAAACGCATGTCGGAAGGACGATAGCAGGGGTGGAATCAGGCAATGTGCTAATA TGCTCTGTGGCCGCTGGGAGTCTTACCCCCGAGAGTTCGCCAAGTGCCGACGATGTCGAAAGGCTAAATATTGCGGGAAAGAATGTCAGAGTACAGCCTGGAGTGAAGGACATCGGTTCTGGTGTAGCGCGAAGGATGGTGGTGGAGATGTGGATGATGCTGCCACTGTGAATGGGAGTACAGGGAGGGGTGGTATAACCACTGAAGCTGCTACTCAGAGTGGTGTCCGTGGAGATTCTGTGGCAGGAACAGTCCATCTTACTTCAAGAGATGTCACCGCGACCGTTCGCCGAGGACGAGATCGTCCTGATCCGATCAATCAGACTCAAGCTCCCCCACATGGTATTTTGAGCATGCTCGCTCGAAGTCGTGGTACAAACCCCCACAACACTGTCAATGCACCTGGGAACCCGATCTTACTGAACCGACCCGTTCAACAAGTCCGAGCGGACCCCGCAATGTATGCAGAGTATCTCCGAACGGCTTTCGGCGTGGGTGGTAGTCGAGGTGAAGGCTCGGAAGTCGGTAGTCCAGGAAGAAGGCGAGCCGAAACTGTCACAGGCGCAACTTCGACTTCAAGACGGGATCTGGTGATTCCTCCCTACGTCCCTAATCAAGGTCAAGTAAACCATAGGATGCAGGGTCGCCGCGCCGCTGAACCATCCAACGCTGATCTTGATGAGAGAACAAGGAACGAAGCCGCTTCTGCATTCCAACGATTTCTCTCGGCCGAGGGACGAAGAAGGGAAGCAGCCGATAATGATATGGAAATCGAGTGA
- a CDS encoding uncharacterized protein (CAZy:GH16), whose product MADFQPAQRSRSHRRRSSLVSDPFDNSSDWSPVSLYAARPPPSSFPAFPFQSHAGNPDPGTPIPGLSSRRSSFESTPGDPRSPSFDIQPPNPPFKTQSEQGHSSSGASTPNYPNRGSVGFQPMSSSTSNLPSTNSRHSFRAPFLAPSSRPTSSLWSPPSVPDLHSQLPSTSSPVGSTTALPATKPPLPSTRLSQPLTKSDKPWLSKSRSFASPSRDRLSYFVTLLCIILGVGGAAALCFFGTRPDSIHRLADNELCLVLNEQFTGGDLDTSVWKRDVGLGGFGNGEFQVMTSSSDNAKIVNNQLYVIPTLTSARIGANSIFDGFHYTADGCTTPQNKSTCEVRSSANTSTVIPPVESARLTTNGTKTIRYGRVEVRAKLPQGDWLWPAIWLLPQDSKYGPWPLSGEIDIMESRGNAPNYPFEGVDWIRSSLNYGPLPGVLAQLTSSVPTKRAKAGFAEGFHTYALEWSPKFMRLYIDTRLHAVMDLSTTKSKESFWYRGGFPPTAPNGTSNSHVVVENIWEQNGGGLNAPFDQDFYLLISLAVGGTSGWFPDNLGGKPWADGSVNAMHEFAKAEGEWSKTWPENVDDKAFRIDYVKMWQLGRC is encoded by the exons ATGGCCGATTTCCAGCCTGCTCAACGTTCGCgctctcatcgtcgtcgttccAGCCTCGTTTCTGACCCTTTCGACAACTCTTCTGACTGGAGCCCCGTTTCTCTATATGCTGCTCGACCTCCACCCTCGTCGTTCCCGGCATTTCCATTCCAATCTCATGCTGGAAATCCAGACCCAGGGACACCCATTCCTGGCTTGTCTTCGCGTCGCTCGTCCTTTGAGTCGACTCCTGGCGATCCTCGGTCCCCCTCCTTCGATATTCAGCCTCCAAACCCTCCATTCAAGACCCAATCAGAACAGGGACACTCGAGCAGCGGGGCGTCCACCCCAAATTATCCGAACCGAGGGAGTGTAGGGTTTCAACCAATGTCCTCTTCCACGAGCAATTTACCATCCACGAATTCACGTCACTCTTTTCGTGCCCCGTTTCTAGCCCCGTCGTCAAGACCCACTTCATCTCTGTGGTCTCCTCCGTCGGTCCCTGATCTACACTCCCAACTGCCTTCCACGAGTTCCCCTGTAGGCTCCACAACTGCGTTACCTGCCACCAAACCCCCTCTTCCTTCCACCAGGTTATCTCAACCTCTCACAAAGTCAGATAAGCCTTGGTTATCTAAATCTCGATCCTTTGCCTCTCCCAGTAGAGATCGGCTAAGTTACTTTGTTACCTTACTATGCATCATTCTGGGTGTGGGTGGTGCAGCAGCTCTGTGTTTCTTTGGAACAAGACCCGACTCCATCCACCGTCTCGCCGATAATGAACTGTGTCTTGTCCTCAATGAGCAGTTCACAGGAGGTGATTTAGACACTTCCGTTTGGAAAAGGGACGTTGGGCTCGGGGGCTTTGGTAATGGCGAGTTTCAGGTCATGACCTCTTCGTCTGATAACGCAAAGATTGTCAACAACCAACTCTACGTCATCCCCACCCTCACCTCCGCGAGGATTGGCGCCAACAGCATTTTTGACGGTTTCCACTACACCGCGGATGGGTGTACGACGCCGCAGAATAAATCTACGTGCGAGGTCAGATCCAGTGCTAATACGTCTACGGTCATTCCTCCTGTCGAATCGGCACGACTCACTACAAACGGAACGAAAACAATTAG GTATGGTCGTGTCGAAGTACGTGCCAAACTCCCACAAGGCGACTGGCTGTGGCCCGCAATTTGGTTATTGCCCCAAGATAGCAAGTACGGCCCGTGGCCTTTGAGCGGTGAAATTGAC ATCATGGAATCCCGCGGGAACGCTCCAAACTATCCCTTCGAAGGTGTCGACTGGATTCGGTCATCTCTGAATTATGGTCCTCTTCCCGGAGTATTAGCGCAGTTGACCTCGTCTGTGCCAACAAAACGTGCAAAAGCTGGCTTTGCAGAGGGATTCCATACATACGCCCTGGAATG GTCACCAAAGTTCATGAGACTGTATATTGACACACGGTTACACGCCGTCATGGATCTATCGACTACGAAAAGTAAGGAATCCTTTTGGTATAGAGGTGGTTTTCCACCTACCGCTCCAAATGGTACTTCCAATTCTCACGTTGTCGTTGAGAACATATGGGAGCAAAACGGGGGAGGATTGAACGCTCCTTTCGATCAAG ATTTCTATCTCCTTATCTCCCTTGCTGTCGGCGGCACGTCGGGCTGGTTCCCTGATAATTTGGGTGGGAAGCCGTGGGCAGACGGGAGCGTGAATGCGATGCATGAGTTCGCGAAAGCGGAGGGGGAGTGGAGTAAGACATGGCCGGAGAATGTCGACGACAAAGCTTTTAGAAT CGACTACGTCAAGATGTGGCAGCTTGGAAGGTGCTGA